One genomic segment of Mytilus galloprovincialis chromosome 5, xbMytGall1.hap1.1, whole genome shotgun sequence includes these proteins:
- the LOC143076399 gene encoding mediator of RNA polymerase II transcription subunit 31-B-like — MAAAARQNSSHEADERVRFQTELEFVQCLANPNYLNFLAQRGFFKDQTFINYLKYLQYWKEPKYAKYLKYPQCLHLLELLQYEHFRKELVNSQCAKFIDDQQLLHWQHYQRKRMKLLIDEAERHKQDQKDKTS; from the exons ATGGCTGCAGCTGCAAGACAGAATTCCTCCCATG aAGCAGATGAAAGAGTGAGATTTCAGACAGAGTTAGAATTTGTACAATGTTTGGCTAATCCGAATTACCTGAATT ttttagcACAGAGAGGATTCTTCAAAGATCAGACATTTATCAACTACCTGAAATACCTGCAATACTGGAAAGAACCTAAATATGCTAAATACCTCAA atatcCCCAATGTTTACATTTATTGGAGCTGCTACAATATGAACATTTTAGAAAAGAATTAGTGAATTCACAATGTGCTAAGTTTATAGACGATCAACAACTCTTACATTGGCAGCATTATCAGAGGAAACGCATGAAGTTATTGATCGATGAAGCGGAACGACACAAACAAGATCAAAAAGATAAAACTAGCTGA